One window of Schistocerca gregaria isolate iqSchGreg1 unplaced genomic scaffold, iqSchGreg1.2 ptg000596l, whole genome shotgun sequence genomic DNA carries:
- the LOC126316674 gene encoding dipeptidyl aminopeptidase BI-like, whose product MRRGFLWHFGTRDSQRQTRFCSEPLRGGRFLERRMSGSKRSPPVAERVERTVTVHGRVLSDPYFWMSDRSSEKVRAYIEEERAYQEDVMGDTKSLQKQIYDELLGRMKEDDSTVPYKHGPWYYYRANKKGQPYSIYCRRSDASVTFEEKDVVLDLNELSVGREYVSLGIYRVSPCHRVLAYSMDYIGNERFLVSFKDMETMRHLDDKLPETYYSLEWNKDGRSVYYTTLDESNRPYRLWRHVMGTSASEDALLYEEEDSKFMLDLEKTRDGKWLILNVNSVLTSECLLLDLERPESEFVVFYPREFGVDYSVDHQNGRFLILTDEGGARNYKLMSVLVADWTPSSKQNWVEVIPHRPEVFLKSIDCFKNHLVVWEREGGFKTLRVQDLRTGEFRRVCFPDAVYTIGSSANYEYDTDLLRVVYSSLCVPKTVLDYNMDTLSCEVKKEEVVPNYDKTQYAISRDYAESSSPDGQTVRVPISMVYRKDLKLDGNNPTLLYGYGSYGICIEPGFSSKCFSLVDRGYVYAIAHIRGGGEMGRHWHDSGKLFEKKNTFVDFVAVAKHLIARQITSADRLAILGGSAGGLLIGAVLNTHASLFRVAVAKVPFVDCLNTMLDASIPLTTNEYEEWGNPLEDPRAFDYIRSYAPYENVRRGDYPATLVQAGFSDSRVAYWEPLKWVAMLRYNKSNPVTPLVLDMKMDHGHMGASDRYRALEEDAYVYAFILWQVGGG is encoded by the exons ATGAGGAGGGGCTTTCTCTGGCATTTTGGAACCAGGGACTCTCAAAGGCAGACCCGTTTTTGCAGTGAACCGCTTCGTGGCGGTCGTTTTTTAGAGCGCCGCATGTCCG GGTCGAAGAGGTCTCCGCCCGTGGCGGAGAGGGTTGAACGCACGGTGACGGTGCACGGTCGAGTGCTGAGCGATCCCTACTTTTGGATGAGTGACAGGTCTAGCGAGAAGGTGAGGGCGTACATTGAGGAGGAGCGGGCCTACCAGGAGGATGTGATGGGTGACACGAAGTCCCTGCAGAAGCAGATTTACGATGAGCTCTTGGGTAGGATGAAGGAGGACGACTCGACGGTCCCGTACAAGCATGGGCCTTGGTACTACTATAGGGCGAACAAGAAGGGACAGCCGTATTCAATTTATTGTCGGAGGAGCGACGCCAGCGTGACGTTCGAAGAGAAGGACGTCGTGTTGGACTTGAACGAGTTGTCGGTTGGGCGCGAGTACGTGAGTCTTGGCATTTATCGGGTGAGTCCGTGTCACAGAGTGCTGGCCTACTCGATGGACTACATTGGGAATGAGAGGTTTTTGGTGAGCTTCAAGGACATGGAGACGATGCGTCATTTGGACGACAAATTGCCTGAGACCTATTACAGTTTGGAGTGGAACAAAGACGGTCGGTCGGTGTACTACACGACGCTGGATGAGTCGAATCGTCCATATCGTCTGTGGAGGCACGTGATGGGCACGAGCGCGAGCGAGGATGCGTTGCTGTACGAAGAGGAGGACAGCAAGTTTATGCTGGACTTGGAGAAGACGCGAGACGGGAAGTGGCTGATTTTGAACGTCAATTCGGTTTTGACGTCGGAGTGTTTATTGTTGGACCTGGAGCGACCGGAATCTGAGTTCGTGGTGTTTTATCCTCGTGAGTTTGGGGTGGACTAttccgtggaccatcagaatggTCGTTTTTTGATTTTGACGGACGAGGGCGGCGCGAGGAATTACAAGTTGATGAGCGTGTTGGTTGCCGATTGGACGCCGTCATCAAAGCAGAACTGGGTGGAGGTGATCCCCCATCGGCCGGAGGTTTTCCTGAAGTCCATTGATTGTTTCAAGAATCACTTGGTGGTGTGGGAGCGGGAGGGAGGTTTCAAGACGCTTCGCGTTCAGGACCTGCGAACTGGAGAGTTTCGCCGGGTTTGCTTTCCGGACGCGGTGTATACGATTGGGTCGTCTGCGAACTACGAATACGACACAGATTTACTGCGTGTGGTCTACTCGAGTTTGTGCGTGCCCAAGACCGTGTTGGATTACAACATGGATACGCTGTCGTGCGAGGTGAAGAAGGAGGAGGTGGTCCCGAACTACGACAAGACGCAGTATGCTATTTCGAGAGACTACGCCGAGTCGTCGTCGCCGGACGGGCAGACCGTGCGCGTGCCCATTTCCATGGTTTACAGAAAGGACCTGAAGCTCGATGGAAACAACCCGACGCTTTTGTATGGGTACGGTTCGTACGGTATTTGCATTGAGCCGGGGTTTTCTTCCAAATGCTTCTCCCTCGTCGACCGCGGGTACGTGTACGCGATAGCCCATATTCGCGGTGGCGGCGAGATGGGTCGACATTGGCACGACAGCGGTAAGCTGTTTGAGAAGAAAAACACATTTGTTGATTTTGTAGCCGTTGCGAAGCACTTAATTGCGCGTCAAATTACCTCTGCGGACCGTCTCGCGATTCTTGGCGGGAGTGCGGGTGGTTTGTTGATAGGCGCCGTGCTGAACACGCACGCCTCGCTCTTCAGGGTGGCGGTTGCGAAGGTGCCGTTTGTTGACTGCCTGAACACGATGCTGGACGCTTCGATTCCCCTGACAACGAACGAGTACGAGGAGTGGGGAAATCCGCTGGAGGATCCGCGCGCCTTTGACTACATTCGTTCCTACGCGCCGTATGAGAACGTGCGGCGTGGCGACTACCCGGCGACGCTGGTTCAGGCGGGGTTCAGTGATTCTCGAGTGGCGTACTGGGAGCCGCTGAAGTGGGTGGCCATGCTTCGGTACAACAAGTCCAATCCGGTGACGCCTTTGGTTTTGGACATGAAGATGGACCACGGACACATGGGGGCGAGTGACAGGTACAGGGCGTTGGAGGAGGACGCCTATGTGTATGCGTTCATACTTTGGCAGGTGGGTGGTGGATGA